In Nocardioides sp. JQ2195, a genomic segment contains:
- a CDS encoding 2-hydroxymuconic semialdehyde dehydrogenase, whose translation MSRSFRNFVGGVYVDGVAQFDKVDPVDGSLVGRVEEAGMETVDAAVRAARSAVDGAWGRTRVADRVALMRRVADRIDERFEDFVAAEVRDTGKPLALVRELDVARAAMNFRSFADTVAAAGQDSFLTELPDGRQALNYAVHKPLGVVAVIVPWNLPLLLLTWKVAPALACGNAVVVKPSEETPATATLLAEVIAEAGVPDGAYNVVHGFGPGSAGEFLTSHPGIDGVTFTGESSTGSAIMRSVAPAVRPVSFELGGKNPAVVFADADLDKAIPGLARSTFLNTGQVCLCTERIYVERPIFDEVVSGLAKEAAALRLGRPDDPATTTGPLISRAHREKVQGYLDLAVTEGADVVVGGGVPDLGADLAGGAWIQPTVWTGLDNSHRVVREEVFGPVAAVVPFDTEDEAIRLANDTDYGLAAVTWTSDLSRGHRVAQRMRVGMSWVNTWYLRDLRSPFGGVGLSGIGREGGLHSLHFYTEPTNVCVQL comes from the coding sequence ATGAGCAGAAGCTTCCGCAACTTCGTCGGTGGTGTGTACGTCGACGGGGTGGCGCAGTTCGACAAGGTGGACCCGGTGGACGGCTCCTTGGTCGGCCGGGTCGAGGAAGCCGGTATGGAGACGGTGGATGCGGCAGTCCGCGCTGCCCGGTCCGCGGTCGACGGCGCCTGGGGGCGCACCCGGGTGGCCGATCGGGTGGCGCTGATGCGCCGGGTCGCCGACCGCATCGACGAGCGGTTCGAGGACTTCGTGGCAGCCGAGGTGCGCGACACCGGCAAGCCGCTGGCACTGGTCCGTGAGCTCGACGTGGCCCGAGCCGCGATGAACTTCCGCTCGTTCGCCGACACCGTCGCCGCAGCCGGCCAGGACTCCTTCCTGACCGAGCTCCCGGACGGTCGCCAGGCGCTCAACTACGCGGTGCACAAGCCGCTGGGCGTGGTCGCCGTGATCGTCCCGTGGAACCTGCCACTGCTCCTGCTGACCTGGAAGGTGGCGCCGGCGCTGGCCTGCGGCAACGCGGTGGTGGTCAAGCCCTCCGAGGAGACTCCGGCCACCGCGACGCTGCTGGCCGAGGTGATTGCCGAGGCCGGAGTGCCCGACGGTGCCTACAACGTGGTGCACGGCTTCGGCCCGGGCTCGGCGGGGGAGTTCCTCACCAGCCATCCGGGCATCGACGGGGTCACGTTCACCGGGGAGTCGAGCACCGGTTCGGCGATCATGCGGTCGGTGGCTCCCGCCGTACGCCCGGTGTCGTTCGAGCTGGGCGGCAAGAACCCCGCCGTGGTGTTCGCCGACGCCGACCTCGACAAGGCGATCCCCGGCCTGGCGCGTTCCACGTTCCTCAACACCGGGCAGGTCTGCCTGTGCACCGAACGGATCTATGTCGAGCGACCGATCTTCGACGAGGTCGTCTCCGGCCTCGCCAAGGAGGCCGCAGCCCTGCGGTTGGGCCGTCCCGACGACCCGGCGACCACGACCGGCCCGCTGATCTCACGTGCACACCGCGAGAAGGTGCAGGGCTACCTCGACCTCGCGGTCACCGAGGGGGCCGACGTGGTGGTCGGTGGCGGTGTGCCCGACCTCGGCGCCGACCTCGCCGGCGGTGCCTGGATCCAGCCGACCGTGTGGACCGGACTCGACAACAGCCACCGGGTGGTGCGCGAGGAGGTGTTCGGGCCGGTGGCCGCGGTGGTCCCGTTCGACACCGAGGACGAGGCGATCCGGTTGGCCAACGACACCGACTACGGCCTGGCCGCCGTCACCTGGACCAGCGACCTCTCGCGTGGTCACCGCGTCGCCCAGCGGATGCGGGTCGGCATGTCCTGGGTGAACACGTGGTACCTGCGCGACCTGCGCTCGCCGTTCGGCGGTGTCGGGCTCTCCGGTATCGGCCGCGAGGGCGGCCTGCACTCCCTGCACTTCTACACCGAACCCACGAATGTGTGCGTGCAACTGTGA
- a CDS encoding VOC family protein has translation MDQRISFVTLAVSDLDATRAFYLDGLGWQAELDVPGEVLMIKAGEHLVLSLWVDSEFEAEVGPIRRGPGIVPMTLAHNVASREEVDAVLATARAAGADPVSDALDRDWGGCTGYFADPDGFRWEVAWNPGAIGRVVLP, from the coding sequence ATGGACCAGCGGATCAGTTTTGTCACGCTCGCGGTCAGCGACCTCGACGCCACTCGCGCGTTCTACCTCGACGGCCTCGGCTGGCAGGCGGAGCTCGACGTGCCCGGCGAGGTGCTGATGATCAAGGCGGGGGAGCACCTGGTGCTCTCACTGTGGGTCGACTCCGAGTTCGAGGCCGAGGTCGGCCCGATCCGGCGCGGTCCCGGCATCGTACCGATGACACTGGCCCACAACGTGGCCTCCCGCGAAGAGGTCGACGCCGTGCTGGCAACGGCTCGGGCAGCGGGTGCCGACCCGGTCAGCGACGCCCTGGACCGTGACTGGGGCGGCTGCACCGGCTACTTCGCCGACCCCGACGGCTTCCGCTGGGAGGTCGCCTGGAACCCGGGTGCGATCGGCCGGGTCGTCCTGCCGTGA
- a CDS encoding fumarylacetoacetate hydrolase family protein: MRNATAITQLSDEHPLTLDEAYAVQRAGIALRVGRGDPVIGVKLGFTSEAKARQMGVSDVIIGQLTASTEVPDGGTVDLATMVHPRVEPEVAFRLGEELSPDSDDPLSAVAEVAPALEVIDSRYRDFRFSLEDVVADNTSAAGFVIGEWLPFADRSASVDDAEVSLSFDGQVREQGSTADILGDPRRAVAAAQRMAGRHGLALPAGSIILAGAATAAVALEPGVLVEATVAGLGSVSVRTAPASTPDGDDHG; encoded by the coding sequence GTGCGCAACGCCACCGCGATCACCCAGCTCTCCGACGAGCACCCCCTCACGCTCGATGAGGCGTACGCCGTGCAGCGGGCCGGCATTGCGCTGCGCGTCGGCCGAGGTGACCCCGTGATCGGCGTGAAGCTCGGCTTCACCAGTGAGGCCAAGGCGCGCCAGATGGGCGTCTCCGACGTGATCATCGGCCAGCTCACCGCCAGCACCGAGGTGCCCGACGGCGGCACGGTCGACCTCGCGACGATGGTGCACCCGCGGGTGGAGCCGGAGGTCGCCTTCCGCCTCGGTGAGGAGCTGTCGCCCGACTCCGACGACCCGCTGTCGGCGGTCGCCGAGGTGGCACCGGCGCTCGAGGTCATCGACAGCCGCTACCGCGACTTCAGGTTCAGCCTCGAGGACGTCGTCGCCGACAACACCTCGGCGGCTGGGTTCGTGATCGGTGAGTGGCTGCCGTTCGCCGATCGCTCGGCCTCGGTGGACGACGCCGAGGTGAGCCTCTCCTTCGACGGCCAGGTCCGGGAGCAGGGCAGCACGGCCGACATCCTGGGCGACCCACGGCGGGCGGTGGCTGCGGCGCAACGGATGGCCGGTCGCCACGGACTCGCGCTGCCGGCCGGCTCGATCATCCTTGCCGGTGCGGCCACGGCCGCGGTGGCTCTGGAGCCCGGCGTGCTCGTGGAGGCGACGGTCGCCGGACTGGGGTCGGTGTCCGTGCGCACCGCGCCCGCGTCGACGCCCGACGGTGACGACCATGGCTGA
- a CDS encoding 3-hydroxyanthranilate 3,4-dioxygenase, with translation MTDIPPVFNFESWIAENEHLLKPPVNNKQMWDPTGDFIVMVVGGPNSRTDFHFEPYEEWFYQYRGNMHVDLMTAEGPQRVDITEGSMWKLPGNTYHSPQRPEAGSIGLVIEKIRPEGTLEKFAWFCQECNAKVHEAELQVRDIVQDLPPVFEAFYSSEEARTCGECGALHPGKG, from the coding sequence ATGACCGACATCCCACCCGTCTTCAACTTCGAGTCCTGGATCGCGGAGAACGAGCACCTGCTCAAGCCGCCGGTCAACAACAAGCAGATGTGGGACCCCACCGGCGACTTCATCGTGATGGTGGTCGGCGGGCCGAACAGCCGGACCGACTTCCACTTCGAGCCCTACGAGGAGTGGTTCTACCAGTACCGCGGCAACATGCACGTCGACCTGATGACAGCGGAGGGGCCGCAGCGCGTCGACATCACCGAGGGCTCGATGTGGAAGCTGCCGGGCAACACCTACCACTCCCCGCAACGTCCCGAGGCCGGCTCCATCGGCCTTGTCATCGAGAAGATCCGTCCCGAGGGCACCTTGGAGAAGTTCGCCTGGTTCTGTCAGGAGTGCAACGCCAAGGTGCACGAGGCCGAGCTGCAGGTCCGCGACATCGTGCAGGACCTGCCCCCGGTCTTCGAGGCCTTCTACTCCTCCGAGGAGGCGCGCACCTGCGGCGAGTGCGGTGCGCTGCACCCCGGGAAGGGCTGA
- a CDS encoding RidA family protein, producing the protein MAERSRAESVVVEGKATPRGAFPHVKVAGDLVFVSGTSSRRSDNTFAGVQVDELGVVDLDIREQTRAVIENVRDLLASVGAALDDLVQVTTYLVSMNDFGGYNEVWAEFFDRTGPTRTTVAVHQLPHPHLLIEIQAVASLSGSGRTDRTMEESS; encoded by the coding sequence ATGGCTGAGAGGAGCCGCGCCGAGAGCGTCGTCGTGGAGGGCAAGGCCACACCGCGTGGTGCCTTCCCCCACGTCAAGGTCGCCGGCGACCTGGTCTTCGTCTCCGGCACCAGCAGCCGCCGCAGCGACAACACGTTCGCCGGTGTGCAGGTCGACGAGCTCGGCGTGGTCGACCTCGACATCCGGGAACAGACCCGAGCGGTGATCGAGAACGTTCGCGACCTGCTGGCCTCCGTCGGCGCCGCGCTCGACGACCTCGTCCAGGTGACGACGTACCTCGTCAGCATGAACGACTTCGGTGGCTACAACGAGGTGTGGGCCGAGTTCTTCGACCGCACCGGTCCGACGCGCACGACGGTCGCCGTGCACCAGCTCCCGCACCCCCACCTGCTCATCGAGATCCAGGCGGTCGCCAGCCTGTCCGGCAGTGGCCGCACCGACCGAACCATGGAGGAGAGCTCATGA
- a CDS encoding amidohydrolase family protein — MDSIDVHTHYVPAGWPDLGEGRPWLRITSEREAMIMVGDTEFRPVRSNCWDSSVRLSDMDADGVAQQVVSPTPLFFGYDLPGAEAAKVARIFNDLALEICAPSAGRLLPFAQVPLQDTDAACRELERCQESGHLGVEIGNHVGDRDLDDEGIVTFLQHAAALGMPVFVHPWDMATSPRLDRWMARWLTGMPAETHLSVIAMVLGGAFDRLPETLRICFAHGGGSFAFWLGRFENAWHRRGDLVAKSQLPPSAYVGRFSVDSVVFEPAALRLLVDTLGASQVMLGSDYPYPLGERPVGAVVERANFLAEPDRAAILQGNAKRFLGLV, encoded by the coding sequence TTGGACTCGATCGACGTCCACACCCACTACGTGCCTGCGGGTTGGCCCGACCTGGGCGAGGGACGCCCGTGGTTGCGGATCACCTCCGAGCGGGAGGCGATGATCATGGTCGGCGACACCGAGTTCCGGCCGGTGCGCTCGAACTGCTGGGACAGCTCGGTCCGCTTGTCCGACATGGACGCAGACGGGGTGGCCCAGCAGGTGGTCTCCCCGACCCCGCTGTTCTTCGGCTACGACCTGCCGGGCGCGGAGGCGGCGAAGGTGGCCCGCATCTTCAACGACCTCGCCCTCGAGATCTGTGCGCCCTCCGCAGGAAGGCTGCTGCCCTTCGCGCAGGTTCCCCTCCAGGACACGGACGCCGCCTGTCGGGAGCTGGAACGGTGCCAGGAGTCGGGGCACCTCGGAGTCGAGATCGGCAACCACGTCGGCGACCGCGACCTCGACGACGAGGGCATCGTCACCTTCCTGCAGCACGCTGCCGCCCTCGGGATGCCGGTCTTCGTGCACCCGTGGGACATGGCGACCTCGCCCCGCCTGGACCGGTGGATGGCGCGCTGGCTGACCGGGATGCCAGCCGAGACCCACCTGTCAGTGATCGCGATGGTGCTCGGCGGTGCCTTCGACCGCCTGCCCGAGACCCTGCGGATCTGCTTCGCCCACGGAGGCGGGTCGTTCGCGTTCTGGCTCGGCCGGTTCGAGAACGCGTGGCACCGGCGCGGCGACCTCGTCGCCAAGTCGCAGCTGCCACCGTCGGCGTACGTCGGCCGGTTCAGCGTCGACTCCGTGGTCTTCGAGCCGGCGGCACTGCGGCTGCTCGTGGACACCCTCGGGGCATCGCAGGTCATGCTCGGCAGCGACTACCCCTACCCTCTCGGCGAGCGGCCCGTCGGCGCAGTGGTGGAACGGGCGAACTTCCTGGCCGAGCCCGACCGTGCAGCGATCCTGCAGGGCAACGCGAAGCGGTTCCTGGGCCTGGTCTGA